The nucleotide window ATAATAATCCTGCTTATCACCAAGACCGACTTTTTCTAAAAGTGCCGAGGCATTTTTGCGTGCCGCCTCTTTACTTTCCCCTTTAACAATCACTGGGCCTTCCATGACATTTTCTAGGGCCGTTTTATGTGGAAAAAGATTGTACCCTTGAAAGACCATTCCCGTTAACCGGCGGAAGGAAGTAATATTCTTTTTCGGGACGGCCTTTGAAAAATCCAAACTTTGACCTTCAATCGAAATCATCCCTTTGGTAGGCACCTCCAACGCATTTAAACAGCGGAGCATGGTGGTCTTCCCGGAACCGGATGGACCGATGATAACCACTACTTTTCCTTTTTCCACCTCAAGGTCAATTCCCTTTAAAACTTCTAATTGGCCGAATTGTTTATATAAACCTTTAATTGAAATCATCATAAAACTCCCTTACTATGATGCGTAGCGATCCAATCTTTTTTCCATAAATCCTTGGATCATGGAAAGGAAAAAGCAGATTATCCAATAAAGGAGGGCCGCTTCGATATAGACCAACAAAAATTCATAATTGGTTGCCGCAATTTCTTGGGCACGGCGAAACATCTCAGTTACAAGCACAAGTGACGCTAGTGATGTATCTTTGACAAGACTAATAAAGGTATTCGATAATGGCGGGATTGATACCTTTGCAGCCTGTGGCAAAATAATCCGTTTTAATGCCTGTGTATAGGTCATACCAATCGAATAACCAGCTTCCCACTGCCCTTTTGGAATCGACAGAATGGCAGCACGGATCACTTCAGACGCATACGCACCAACACTTAGGGAAAAGCCAATGACAGCAGACGGAAACGGATCAATCGTTATCCCAATATTGGGAAGGCCATAAAAAATAATAAATAATTGCACTAGTAATGGCGTACCGCGGATGGCTGAAACATACACTCTTGCGATGATCTGAAATACCTTCACATT belongs to Neobacillus sp. OS1-2 and includes:
- a CDS encoding amino acid ABC transporter ATP-binding protein — encoded protein: MISIKGLYKQFGQLEVLKGIDLEVEKGKVVVIIGPSGSGKTTMLRCLNALEVPTKGMISIEGQSLDFSKAVPKKNITSFRRLTGMVFQGYNLFPHKTALENVMEGPVIVKGESKEAARKNASALLEKVGLGDKQDYYPAQLSGGQQQRVGIARALAMEPEVMLFDEPTSALDPELVGEVLKVMKDLAAEGMTMIVVTHEMRFARDAADEVIFMDQGVIVERDKPAEIFTNPKEERTKKFLNMIQ
- a CDS encoding amino acid ABC transporter permease; this translates as MYLNSIFADPERDSRLIDIAKTSLQPMLEGAIMNTIPLTLISFIIGIILAVLTALARISNVKVFQIIARVYVSAIRGTPLLVQLFIIFYGLPNIGITIDPFPSAVIGFSLSVGAYASEVIRAAILSIPKGQWEAGYSIGMTYTQALKRIILPQAAKVSIPPLSNTFISLVKDTSLASLVLVTEMFRRAQEIAATNYEFLLVYIEAALLYWIICFFLSMIQGFMEKRLDRYAS